The genomic window GGGTTAAACGGTTCACGAAAAACACCTGTAGAAGACAAGCCTCTCATAAACTGTGTCTTTTTATCGAAATATTTTTGGTACGATTTTGAACGTTGATTAAAATATTTCGCATCTTCTGTTTTACCCAAACGCTCTGCTATTTTTGCTGCAGCCCAATCTGCCAGTGCGTATTCTAAACCTTTCGCAACAGTTTCAAAAGTCTTTTCTTTATCGTAAGGAACGTAGCCGTACTGTTTTAACCAGTTCATGCCTCTGTCATCTAAAGTGGCTGATTTTTTCATTGCTGTAAAAGCAAGTTGCTCATCCACTTTATAGCCTTTTAAAATCAAATCGGCCAATACTGGAATGCCTGGATTACCTACCATACAGTCTGTTTCATTACCCATGAGATGCCAAACCGGTAACTTTCCTTGTTGCTGATAAATATTCAACATCGTTTTACCAATATCTTCTACCATCTCGGGATGGATAATGGTCATTAGTGGGTGTGCCGCTCTATACGTATCCCACAAAGAAAATGTGGTATAATTGGTAAAAGAACTATCACGATGAACTTTGTAGTCAGCCCCTCTATAGTCGCCATTTACATCACCAAATACCGATGGTGCTATCATGGTGTGATACAAAGATGTATAAAACAACCTCCTGTCTGCATCATTAGACATTTCTACCTCAATCTTACCTAATTGTTCATTCCAAGCAGCATCAGCATCAGCAACAACTTTCTCAAAATTGCTGTGCGGCAGTTCAGCCCGAAGGTTCATTGCAGCATTTTCTACACTTACGGGAGATAAAGCCACCTTTACCAATAGTGGATCAGATAAGTTTTTATCAAAATTAACTTTACCAAATATGCTACGCATTTCCTCTTTCTGGGTATCACTCATGCGAATGGTATCTAATATGGTAAACTTTTTTATGGGTTGAGAAAATACAGCGATAAAATATACACGTTGATCTTTGGCCCAACCCTTAGAATATCTATAACCTGATATGGTAGTGTCGTTTTCCATTTTAATGAACGCTTCTGTCGGTTTATCCCAACCGATACCTCTTTCGAGATCTATCACAACAGCAGGGTTTTCAGAAGATTTTGGAAAGGTATAGGAATGGAAACCTACACGTTTGGTAGCGGTTAACTCGACATCAATACCGAAGCGATCTAAATGAACTGCGTAATATCCAGGTCTAGCAGTTTCCTTTTCATGAGAGAAGAAAGAGTACAAACCACTTTTTTGGTCAGGCAAAGAACCCTTGGTTAGTTTTACGTCGCCCATTACAGGCATCAATGAAATATCTCCCAAATCGCCAATACCTGTTCCGCTTAGGTGCATGTGACCAAAACCTACAATGGTTGAATCTGAATAATGGTAGCCTGAACACCAATCCCAACCGTGGGTTATTTGTGTTGGCCCTAATTGCACCAAGCCAAACGGCACATTAGCCCCCATAAAAACATGACCATGACCATCCGTACCAATAAATGGATCTACATATTGAGAGAAACTATTAGCTTTTTGTTTATTACAAGAAGCAAAAACTACTAGCAATCCCATCACACACATGCCGCCCAGCCAATACAACTTAGTTGCTTTGAAATGATTTTTCAATTTCATATCGTTTATACGATTGAGGTACGCTTTGTAAATTCAATAATTTCGGGGATGTAACCAAAGGCTAAACCGGTAACGGTATCTGCACAACCATAATATACAGCTATTTGCCCAGTTGCCTCATCGTGTAGCGAAGCACAGGGGAAACATACATTAGGAACATCCCCTACACACTCGTAATAAGCTTGAGGCGAAATAAGATAAGGTCCAGAACGGTATTTAACTTTCCAGGGTTCATCGATATCCAATAATGCAGAGCCAAAACTGTAGACAAAGCCATTACACGATTGTAGCACACCGTGATAAATCATTAACCAACCTTCGCTCGTTTCTATAGGTATAGGTCCTGCCCCTATTTTGGTACACTGCCATGCACTTTGTTCAAATGGAGCTGGAGCCATCACATGACGGTGTTTGCCCCAGAAATTCATATCGGGAGATTCGCTATAAAAAATATCTCCAAATGGTGTATGTCCGTTATCGCTAGGGCGGCTTAACATGGCGTAACGGCCATTAATTTTACGAGGAAACATTACTCCATTACGATTAAATGGAATAAAAGCATTTTCTAATTGATAGAAATGTTCGAAATCGGTTGTCCATGCCACTCCAATAGTTGGCCCGTGGTAACCATTACACCAAGTCACATAATATCTATCTTCTATAAAACAAACTCTCGGATCGTAACCATATACCCACTCGCCTATTTCTTTATCATCGCAAATAAACTTTAGTGGTTCTTCTTTAATGTTCCAATTAATACCATCATCGCTAA from Pedobacter sp. SL55 includes these protein-coding regions:
- a CDS encoding GH92 family glycosyl hydrolase encodes the protein MKLKNHFKATKLYWLGGMCVMGLLVVFASCNKQKANSFSQYVDPFIGTDGHGHVFMGANVPFGLVQLGPTQITHGWDWCSGYHYSDSTIVGFGHMHLSGTGIGDLGDISLMPVMGDVKLTKGSLPDQKSGLYSFFSHEKETARPGYYAVHLDRFGIDVELTATKRVGFHSYTFPKSSENPAVVIDLERGIGWDKPTEAFIKMENDTTISGYRYSKGWAKDQRVYFIAVFSQPIKKFTILDTIRMSDTQKEEMRSIFGKVNFDKNLSDPLLVKVALSPVSVENAAMNLRAELPHSNFEKVVADADAAWNEQLGKIEVEMSNDADRRLFYTSLYHTMIAPSVFGDVNGDYRGADYKVHRDSSFTNYTTFSLWDTYRAAHPLMTIIHPEMVEDIGKTMLNIYQQQGKLPVWHLMGNETDCMVGNPGIPVLADLILKGYKVDEQLAFTAMKKSATLDDRGMNWLKQYGYVPYDKEKTFETVAKGLEYALADWAAAKIAERLGKTEDAKYFNQRSKSYQKYFDKKTQFMRGLSSTGVFREPFNPFHSVHMEDDYTEGNAWQYTWLVPHDVPGLINLFGGEKAFVAKLDSLFVVKGDMGEKASNDITGLIGQYAHGNEPSHHITYLYPYVGQPYKTAEKVRYILSELYHDKRDGLSGNEDVGQMSAWYILSSLGFYQVAPAGGIYVFGSPLVNKATIKVKNGKTFTVIAKNNNKENIYIQSAKLNGKTYSKSFIKFENMIAGGTLEFEMGNKPSKTFGVAKKDRP
- a CDS encoding glycoside hydrolase family 130 protein — encoded protein: MIQQMPWEDRPANSKDVMWRYSANPIIPRNLLPTSNSIFNSAVVPFGNAFAGVFRCDDTNRRMRLHVGFSDDGINWNIKEEPLKFICDDKEIGEWVYGYDPRVCFIEDRYYVTWCNGYHGPTIGVAWTTDFEHFYQLENAFIPFNRNGVMFPRKINGRYAMLSRPSDNGHTPFGDIFYSESPDMNFWGKHRHVMAPAPFEQSAWQCTKIGAGPIPIETSEGWLMIYHGVLQSCNGFVYSFGSALLDIDEPWKVKYRSGPYLISPQAYYECVGDVPNVCFPCASLHDEATGQIAVYYGCADTVTGLAFGYIPEIIEFTKRTSIV